The Chryseobacterium indologenes genomic sequence CAAATAAAATGGGAAGGGCAGATTGTACCTTTTTTGCTTCAATACCTATTAAATCAATTTGAAACGGCACAGGCATTCCTTTTCTTACAGCAGCTTCATTAGCACTTGTAAGCAATGCCAGGGTGTTGGAAATCGCAGTAGATAATACGCCTTCATATACTACGAGTGAAATATGCTTCATTATAATGATTTGGTAGTTAAATATACTTAAAATCTGGCACAAAATCCACTCTTTAATGTCATTTTTACGTAGTAATCTTTAGGGCAGGTGGTCATAATTTTACAAAAAGATTTATTATGAAAACAATATTTGATCCTGCAACAAGAGAGGAGCTGGTAAGAAGGATTACTATGCTCACCCCGGAAAATAAAGCTGAATGGGGGAAAATGAACCAGTACCAGATGATAAAACATTGCACGACATGGAATGATTGGGTCCAGGGAAACGGAAAATATCAGTACAGGCAGGAATTCTTAGGCAAGCTTTTTGGAAAAATGGTTTTAAAAGGTATTACCAGGAATGAGAAGCCTCTGGGAAAAAATGCACCGGCAGGTATTTTCACCATTAAAGAAACGGATGGTGATACTGAGTTGCAGAAAAAAGTATGGCTTGAGCAGATCAGGGCATATGGCAATTTTTCAAATCCCGGCTTCATCCATGATTTCTTTGGGAAAATGACCATGGAAGAGATCGGTATTTTTGTATATAAACATATGGACCATCATTTACGGCAGTTCAAAGCATAGAAATGATATGAATTAACGTATTGTAAATATTTTTAAGATAAATGTAGAGCCCATTCATCTATAAATGATAAAACATCGGCATTTTTATGATTTGTCATCTGCCGGTGCCAGGTTTATACAATTCACCTTGGAGAAGAGCAAAGGGAAATTGTTTATATTTGTAAGCAGAGAGATAAAATATTTAAAAGCTCATGTAGCGATTCCGGTTTTGAGTTTTTTTAATCTTTCTTTTTAATTGTGAAATGGCAACATAGATGAGTATAAAAGTTCCCCGATTTGTCCTGAAGATTCAGGAATTTTTTGACAACATACATATTCCTGTTTTAGGGATATCGCTTTGGCAGATGTTTCAGATTTATATTTCGGGAATTTTTAAAGGAAAAATAGGACGAAAAGCAGCGGCGATTTCATGGAGTTTTACCATCAGTCTGTTTCCTTTTATCCTTTTTTTGCTTTCTGTTTTGCCGTACATGCCCCATTACGATAAATTGCAGTTTTATATTTTTGAAGTACTGATGCATAATGTTTTCCCTTCCAATATGGAAAGTGATGTAAGGGATTATATCGAGCACAGCATAATCCCTAATATGAAAGGAATCAGTAATCTGACCATCGTGTTGGCCCTGGTTTTTGCAACAAACGGTACTTTTTCCCTGATCAACGGGTTTAATGAAAATTCGGATGAAAAACTGAGTGATGTAAAGGAATTTATACTGTCTTTTTTATAACAATAGGCTTTATTACCATTGTATTTTTAACCCTTTTTGGGGTTTATTATGTAGAAGTTGTAATGAAACTCTTTGCTCCGGCTTATGATATTCCGTGGCTGGTGGATAATTTGTCAAGTATCATAGGGTTTGTATCCTTTCCGTTATTTTACTTTATTCTTCTGACTTTATTTTATTGGTTGGGAACTGTAAAGATTGCCAGATTCAGACAGGCGATTCCCGGGGCTATTCTCACCACCATATTGTTTTTCCTTACCACATATGTATTTGCAATTTATGTAAAAGATATAGCAAGGTATAACGTTCTTTACGGGTCCATCGGAAGTATGATCCTGCTGATGGTATGGGTAAATGTGAACGTGTATCTTCTTTTATTCGGAAATGAACTGAATATGGCTATCAGAAAATTAAGAATAGAAAAGCTACTGTCTGACGAGATTCAGCGGGAAACCATTCAGTATCATACAGGAATCGCTGAACCTGATTTTGACAACAATGAAGAACACCGGAGAAAGCTGGAAGACCGGAAAAAGAATTAATCTTCTTCCGGCTCCATATTTTCTTTTGAACTTATGCTTAAGATTGTAAAACCTGCGATCGCAGCCACAAAAGAGGCAATTAAAATAGCAAATTTAGCTTCATCCTGAATCTCAATCTCTCCTTTAAAAGACAGCAGTGCAATAAAGATAGACATGGTAAATCCTATCCCTGCCAGTAGGCCTACACCGATCATTTGAGTCCAGTTGCTGTTTTGTGGTAAGGTGCTGAGCTTTAGTTTGATGGCGATCATCGAAAACAGATTGATACCGATAAGCTTTCCGAGAATTAACCCTCCAATAATTCCCATTCCCAAAGTACTTGTAATTCCTGTAACCATATGACTTGTAAAAGTAATATTGGTATTGGTAAGCGCAAATATAGGCATGATCAGGAAGCTTACGGGGATGTGAAGCTGATGCTCCAGTTTCTCTAAAGGAGAAATTTCTACATGAGAAGCATTCGTAGGAATACTAAATGCCAGTAAAACTCCTGCAATTGTTGCATGAATTCCTGAATGATGAAGGAAATACCATAAAAAAAGACCTGGAATAATATAAAATATAATACGCGTAACTTTTAGGAAGTTTAACAGGAATAATAAGGCTGTCACTCCCAAAGAAAGCAGTAAATAACTCCAGTGAATCTGCTCGGTGTAAAAGATGGCAATCACCAGGATCGCTCCCAGGTCGTCTACGATAGCCAATGCTGCCAGAAAAATCTTGATAGAGTTTGGAATTTTCTTTCCCAGCATTGAAATAATAGCAAGCGAAAAAGCAATATCTGTAGCCATCGGAATTCCCCATCCGTTGCTGTATTCAGTTCCTGTGTTGAAAATACTGTAGATTACAGCCGGAACCAGCATTCCTCCCACGGCCGCAAAAATCGGTAATGAAGCATTCCTAAAAGATGAAAGTTCTCCTTCTACCAGTTCTCTCTTGATTTCAAGGCCAACCAAAAGAAAGAAGACAGCCATCAGCCCGTCATTGATCCAGATGCTCACAGGGTATTCAAGCCCAAACAGGTGAGTACCTGCTTCTTTGTCCAGGAAATGTTGAAAGCCTTCTGCTAAAGAGGAGTTGGCGATAAGTAATGAAATCAGGACACAGAAAATAAGGATAATTCCTGATGCCTGGCTGTTGTTGAAAAATTTTTTAAAATAAAGAGATAAATTCATATTTATGATTGTAGTCGTCTCACTCTTGAAACACCGTTGATATTTTTTAGTTTTTTAAAGGTTTCTTCCAATTGGCCTTTATTTTTAACTTCAAGCGTAATGTTTCCGGTGAAAACGCCGTTATTAGACTCAATGGACATGCTTTTCATGTCCATTCCCATGCTTCCACTGATTACTGTAGTGATATCATTGATCATTCCCATTCGGTCAAGTCCTTCAATTTCAATCTTAACTCTGTTTTTGAAGCTTTCAGCATTGACCCATTTGGCCGGAATGACACGGTAATCGTATTGTGCCCTCAGGTTGATTGCATTGGGACAGTTGTCGCTGTGCACCTTAATTCCGTCTGAAATGGTAATAAATCCGAAAATTTTATCACCCGGAATGACCGTACAACACTTGGCATAGCTGTAATTCAGTTTTTCTTCATCCTTTCCGAAGACGATCATATCGAGATTTTCCTCTTTCGGTTCTTCAAAATGATGGTTTTTCGTAGGAGATTTTCTGAATCTTGAAAGTAAGTTATTGAATACGTTTTTACTTTCAATATATTTTCTTAAGCTG encodes the following:
- the nhaA gene encoding Na+/H+ antiporter NhaA; this translates as MNLSLYFKKFFNNSQASGIILIFCVLISLLIANSSLAEGFQHFLDKEAGTHLFGLEYPVSIWINDGLMAVFFLLVGLEIKRELVEGELSSFRNASLPIFAAVGGMLVPAVIYSIFNTGTEYSNGWGIPMATDIAFSLAIISMLGKKIPNSIKIFLAALAIVDDLGAILVIAIFYTEQIHWSYLLLSLGVTALLFLLNFLKVTRIIFYIIPGLFLWYFLHHSGIHATIAGVLLAFSIPTNASHVEISPLEKLEHQLHIPVSFLIMPIFALTNTNITFTSHMVTGITSTLGMGIIGGLILGKLIGINLFSMIAIKLKLSTLPQNSNWTQMIGVGLLAGIGFTMSIFIALLSFKGEIEIQDEAKFAILIASFVAAIAGFTILSISSKENMEPEED
- a CDS encoding DUF1569 domain-containing protein; this encodes MKTIFDPATREELVRRITMLTPENKAEWGKMNQYQMIKHCTTWNDWVQGNGKYQYRQEFLGKLFGKMVLKGITRNEKPLGKNAPAGIFTIKETDGDTELQKKVWLEQIRAYGNFSNPGFIHDFFGKMTMEEIGIFVYKHMDHHLRQFKA